The genomic interval TTGCCGTCCAGCTCGAAGTCCACAGAAAGTTGCGAGGTGACCGTCCCCTGCAGTTTGCCGAAGGCGTTGCCTCCGCTGAGCGACATTTCCGCGGCGAGCATTTCCTCCGCTTCGCTCATCAGATATTTTGCCTGGTCGCGCGTCTCTTTGAGTCCGAACGCGTGCGCCTTCGCCGAGGGATTCGTGGCGACGGCTTCATCCAGTTTTTTACCGAGCGTTCCAACCCACGCGCTGAATTGCGTGCCGAGGTTGCGCTGGCGCACCTGCACTTGCTCGAGTTCGGAGAGCAGGCGGTTGGCGGTTTTATTCCGCGAGTCGGTGGTGACGAAGGCTTCGATGTACGCGCCGAGCGTCCCGCCGAGTTCGTAGATGGCGTTGAACTGATCCACCGCCTTGCCGAGCAGGGCGCCGAGCTCCTTCGATTTTGTTTTTGCGCTGGCTTTGGTCAATTTGCTCTTGTAGAATTTCTCGAACTTATCCAGAAGCGCTGAGTATTCCTTCACGGCGTTCTTGAACTCTTTCGATTCGAGCGAGGGATAGACATTGGTCATATCCCAGCGAGGGGCAGAGATGGTCATGGAAACTCTCCTTGAGATGGTGAATATGCCAAGTATACTCTGTTGTATAAAGAGCGTTATGAAGTAAAATAAGCGCACTCAACAACGAGGAGCCGTGCCATGAAAGTAACCATCCTTCAAGAAAACCTTGCGCGTGGATTAAGTATCGTATCGAAAGCGGTTTCGCCGCGCAGTACCTTGCCTGTGCTTGCGAATGTGTTGATCGCGTCGGATGAGGGACGCTTGCGACTCTCCGCCACAAATTTGGAGATGGGCATCACTTGTTGGATTCCCGCGCGCATCGAAGAAGAAGGCTCGACCACTGTGCCAGCGCGCACGTTCTCTGATCTGGTGAGCACCTTGCCGAGCGACCAGGTGATGTTGAAACTCGATGCGCAAACGCAAACGCTCAATGTGCGCGGCGGAACATCCACGAACGATATCAAGTGCATCGACGCGCAAGAGTTCCCGCCGTTGCCCACGCCCGATCTCGAAGGCGCGGTGCAGATCAACGGCGGCGATTTCCGCGAGATGATCCATCAGGTGGTCTTCGCGGCGTCCTCCGATGAAGCGCGTCCTGTCTTGATGGGTGTTTTGATGCAAGTGGATAAAGACAAGCTGACGATGGCGGCGGCAGATGGATTCCGACTCTCCGTCCGCAAAGCGGTTCTTTCCGCCCCCGCGCCTGCTTCAGTTTCCGCCATCGTCCCCGCCCAAGCCTTGAAGGAGTTGGCGCGCGTCGCATCCGATGGTGAAGAGCCGATCTACATGGTGTTACCCAAAGGACGCGGACAGGTCGTCTTCCGCGTGAAAGATGTGGAAGTGGTCTCGCAATTAATTGACGGCACATTCCCCGATTTTCAACAGATCATCCCGCGTTCGTATAAATCGCGCACGTTGGTTTCAACTTCATCGTTGTTGAAAGCCTGCAAACAAGCGGAAATTTTCGCGCGCGAAGGTTCGAACGTGGCGCGTTTCAATATTAAGTCCGCGCAAAGCGACATGCAACCCAGCGAAGTGGAAATTTCCGCCACCTCTGAGGAAACTGGCAAAAACGAAACCATCGTCGAAGCGACTGTTGATGGCGGCGGATTGCTCATTGCATTCAACGTGAAATTTTTACGAGAAGCCTTGGAAGTCATCCGCACCCCCAACGTCGCGCTGGAAACATCTGCGCCGAACGCGCCAGGCGTGGTCAAGCCTGTGGGCGATGACCAGTTCCTGCATGTGATCATGCCGATGCATTTGGGTTAGTCAGATAGTTGGCTAGTTTGATAGTCTGGTAGTCAAACAAAAAAAGCGCTTCGTCGAGTAACGAAGCGCTTTTTTTATCGAATTTGAGTAAGTTTCTATCGCCGATCGGCAAGGTCTTGACGATCTACTTCACATCCACCAACTCAACATCGAACACCAGAGTCGCATTCGGCGGGATGACTCCGCCCGCGCCGCGCTCGCCGTAGGCAAGATCGGGCGGGATGATGAGTTGCGCCTTGCCGCCGACCTTCATCAGCGCGATGCCTTCGTCCCAGCCTTTGATGACACGTCCCTGCCCAAGCGGGAAGGTGATCGGCTCGCCGCGCGAAACGGAACTGTCGAACACGCCTCCATCCTGAAACTTGCCCGTGTAATGCACGCTGACCGTTTTCCCTGCCTCGGCTTGCGCGCCCGCGCCTGCTTGCACTTCGATGTATTCCAATCCGTTTGATGTTTTCATGAGTTCTCCAATTCAAGAATCTTTTCAGCAATTGTAACTGTTGTTTTACAAAATTGACATTTGTTTTCAGTTTGCGCGTGAGGGTGTACAATAAGCCCCGTTCAATATTTCTTGGAGGCATCTATGGGATTGAATCGAAACGTCAGTCTTTCGGCGGGGCTGGGATACAAGGGAGGCGCTCCGTACCTGACCTACATCCTGCATCGCATCGGGGGAAGCGCGTTGTTCATCTTCTTCACGGTTTACATTCTTTCATTGCTGGGATTGGACTCCATGCAGGCGCTGATGGGCAACTGGATCTTCCAAACGGTCTTTCTGACCTTCGGGCTGTTCCACGCCATCAACGGACTCCGCATCACCATCCTTGACCTCTCGCCCAAACTCATCGAGCATTACCGCGCCGCCATCAACATCGAATGGGTGGCGTATATTATCGTGGCGGGATTCGCATTATTCGTTGTGTTCCGCAACGCGTTCGGAGGCTAGACATGGCGGCAAGAACCCTTCCCCTCAACAAGCGCGGCTTCAACTTCGAGACCTTCATGTGGGCGTTCACGCGCTTCACGGTGATCGCCATGTACGGCTTGATCCTCGCGGGCATCCTCGGCGGCTTGATCGTCAGCGCGCAGACAGGCGCGAACCTCGGCGATGTGTTCTACTGGGCGTTCTTCCCCAACCTGGCGGGGAATCCAATCGGCGTGATCTGGATGACCATCCTCGCCAAGTTGATGGTCATCGCGTTTGTTTTGGTCGCCTGCGGGCACGGCGTTCACGGCGTGTTGGAAATTTGGGATGATTACGTCACAAGCGAAGGCGCGCGTCGCTGGGCGCGGAATATTGTTATCACGTATGCGGTCGTGGCAAGCATTGTTGCAGTTTATGTTATTTTGACGGCGTAGTTTTTTAAACACGAAGGGCACAAAGAGCACGAAGGTTGGTCGTTGGTGGAACGAGAGGAATTGACTTGGAGTTTGTTTGAGGATGAGTTAGTCAGAAGGAACCGCATTCATGCCAAATCCGCCGAAGAAAATTTATCTGCCTGTTCCAGCAGAGACGGAGAGAATCGGAAAGTTGGTTCTCGATGCGGCATATAAAGTTCATACGATTTTAGGACCTGGTTTGCTTGAGTCGGTTTACCAAACAGCCACAAAACATGTGCTGACGACAAGCGGAGCGCTTGCCGAGACGGAAGTAAAACTTCCGATCATGTTTGAAGGCGTGGAACTCGAATCGGCATTGAAGATTGACCTGCTCGTTGAAAAATGTGTGATCGCAGAGTTGAAGTCGGTTGAGAAAATGCATCCAGTGTTTGAAGCGCAGTTGATAACCTACCTTCGTTTGAGTAAAGTGCGGCTCGGTTTTCTCATCAACTTCAATGTGCCTCATCTCAAAGACGGTATCAAACGAATCGTGGTGTAAAGAAATTAAACACGAAGGTTGGTTAGTTGGTAGAGCGAGATGAATTGGTTTGGAGTTTGTTTGAGGACGAGCGAGTTTGAAGTAAAAGAAAAATAACAAAATCTTTCAATCACTAAAGGCATCAAGGTCACCAAACCCATCAGCCTTAAATCCTTAGTGCCCTTCGTGTCCTTTGTGGTAAAAAATGGAGTATTCATGGCAAATGTTCATCAATTTGAAGTGATCGTGGTCGGCGCGGGCGGGGCGGGACTCATGGCGGGACTCTACGCCTCACGCGGCGCGAAGACGGCGGTCATCAGCAAGTTGTATCCGACGCGTTCGCACACAGGCGCGGCGCAGGGCGGAATCAGCGCGGCGTTGGGCAATTATGAGGAAGACAGACCCGAATGGCATATGTACGACACGGTCAAAGGGTCGGATTATCTCGGCGACCAGGACGCCATCGAATTTATGACGAGCGAAGCCATCCATGCGGTGCTTGAACTCGAACATATGGGCTTGCCGTTTGACAGAACGCCTGAGGGACGCATCTCACAGCGTCCGTTCGGCGGGCATACGAATAATGAAACAGGCAAACCCGTCCGACGCGCGGCGCACGCGGCAGACCGCACGGGTCATATGATCCTGCAAACGCTGTACCAACAGTGCATCAAGAACAACGTCACGTTCTTCGATGAATATCAAGTGATTGATTTCATTATGGTGGACGGCAAAGCGACGGCGGTCGTCGCGATCGAATTAGCCACTGGCGAATTTCACATCTTTCACGGAAAAGCGATCATCTTCGCGACGGGCGGGCATGGTCGCATTTTTGAGGTGACGTCCAACGCCTACGCCTACAGCGGCG from Candidatus Defluviilinea gracilis carries:
- a CDS encoding FKBP-type peptidyl-prolyl cis-trans isomerase, with the protein product MKTSNGLEYIEVQAGAGAQAEAGKTVSVHYTGKFQDGGVFDSSVSRGEPITFPLGQGRVIKGWDEGIALMKVGGKAQLIIPPDLAYGERGAGGVIPPNATLVFDVELVDVK
- a CDS encoding GxxExxY protein, producing MPNPPKKIYLPVPAETERIGKLVLDAAYKVHTILGPGLLESVYQTATKHVLTTSGALAETEVKLPIMFEGVELESALKIDLLVEKCVIAELKSVEKMHPVFEAQLITYLRLSKVRLGFLINFNVPHLKDGIKRIVV
- the dnaN gene encoding DNA polymerase III subunit beta; this translates as MKVTILQENLARGLSIVSKAVSPRSTLPVLANVLIASDEGRLRLSATNLEMGITCWIPARIEEEGSTTVPARTFSDLVSTLPSDQVMLKLDAQTQTLNVRGGTSTNDIKCIDAQEFPPLPTPDLEGAVQINGGDFREMIHQVVFAASSDEARPVLMGVLMQVDKDKLTMAAADGFRLSVRKAVLSAPAPASVSAIVPAQALKELARVASDGEEPIYMVLPKGRGQVVFRVKDVEVVSQLIDGTFPDFQQIIPRSYKSRTLVSTSSLLKACKQAEIFAREGSNVARFNIKSAQSDMQPSEVEISATSEETGKNETIVEATVDGGGLLIAFNVKFLREALEVIRTPNVALETSAPNAPGVVKPVGDDQFLHVIMPMHLG